Proteins from one Erysipelothrix larvae genomic window:
- a CDS encoding tyrosine-type recombinase/integrase — translation MGKPKNLNKESNRQFLLDQRRIIDEKLSEERELYIEDFERYLELYHKALVNAEFAEKSRDKYYRNAKWFVETYTKDDDPLEKQDVIKFKEDLQKKYTKVSTINNYITTINRFLHFCDLGNLTVAKTKQQTVNVLDDRLYDHEVVRLRNRAKKVNMQMYFIIRIMSEMGLRVAEREFITVENIKTRKLSVEVNNKGKWRTVPMPQELARDLRKYAKEKKIESGPILSLSYDDIYAGLKRIAGCCKINKSKVHPHALRHYFGFRFVQVNGNASITQLADIMGHESIQTTQIYTRGTSQDYRKAIEKMV, via the coding sequence ATGGGAAAACCGAAAAATCTTAATAAGGAATCAAATCGTCAGTTTTTATTAGACCAAAGGCGCATCATTGATGAAAAATTGAGTGAAGAGCGTGAACTGTATATAGAAGATTTTGAAAGATATCTTGAATTGTATCATAAGGCCCTTGTGAATGCGGAGTTTGCTGAAAAATCGCGTGACAAATACTACCGCAATGCAAAGTGGTTTGTTGAAACGTATACAAAGGATGATGATCCACTCGAAAAGCAAGATGTTATTAAATTCAAGGAAGACCTTCAAAAGAAGTATACCAAGGTATCGACCATCAACAACTATATAACCACAATCAACCGTTTCTTGCATTTTTGTGACTTGGGCAACCTAACAGTTGCTAAGACTAAACAGCAGACCGTGAACGTACTAGATGACCGCTTGTACGACCATGAAGTGGTCCGATTAAGAAACAGGGCCAAAAAGGTAAATATGCAGATGTATTTCATTATTCGCATCATGTCGGAAATGGGCCTGAGAGTCGCAGAACGAGAGTTTATCACTGTTGAGAATATCAAGACAAGGAAATTATCGGTTGAAGTCAACAACAAAGGAAAATGGCGGACTGTTCCGATGCCGCAAGAGTTGGCCAGAGACCTGAGAAAATATGCAAAAGAAAAAAAGATAGAATCAGGTCCGATACTATCTCTAAGTTATGACGATATATACGCTGGTTTAAAGCGTATTGCTGGTTGTTGCAAGATCAACAAAAGCAAAGTGCATCCTCACGCATTAAGGCACTATTTCGGATTTAGATTCGTCCAGGTTAATGGTAATGCATCCATCACTCAGTTAGCAGATATCATGGGCCATGAATCGATACAAACCACACAGATTTACACTCGTGGAACAAGCCAGGATTACAGAAAGGCCATCGAGAAGATGGTTTAG
- a CDS encoding phage antirepressor KilAC domain-containing protein yields the protein MSNLIPIEATNNRITVSARELHFFLEIGTQFKDWFPRMIEYGFVGGEDFNPLKKEQVRTEGNREVKREIQDYQLTIDCAKQISMLQRNDKGMQARKYFIEVEKSWNTPEKIMARALEFAKKELSTLEIEMKEMQPKVEFFDQVASSKDAIEMGKVAKTLNIPGLGRNKLFELLRDKGILMKNNLPYQKYCDSRHFRVIETKYTTPDGEVRINFKTLVYQKGLAYIRKIVTEGHDAK from the coding sequence ATGAGTAATTTAATACCAATTGAAGCAACAAATAACAGAATTACAGTCAGCGCAAGAGAGTTGCATTTCTTCTTAGAAATTGGAACGCAGTTTAAGGATTGGTTCCCTAGAATGATCGAATACGGTTTTGTTGGAGGCGAGGATTTCAACCCGCTCAAAAAAGAGCAGGTTCGAACCGAAGGAAATCGTGAGGTCAAAAGAGAAATTCAAGACTATCAACTAACCATAGACTGCGCAAAACAAATTTCCATGCTTCAACGTAACGATAAAGGAATGCAAGCACGCAAATATTTCATTGAAGTTGAAAAATCATGGAACACACCAGAGAAAATCATGGCCAGAGCTTTAGAGTTTGCAAAGAAAGAACTAAGCACTCTAGAAATCGAAATGAAAGAGATGCAACCAAAAGTTGAATTCTTTGATCAAGTCGCATCAAGCAAAGATGCAATTGAAATGGGAAAGGTTGCTAAAACATTAAATATTCCAGGATTAGGGCGGAACAAATTATTTGAATTACTAAGGGATAAGGGAATCCTGATGAAAAACAACCTTCCTTATCAAAAATACTGTGATTCTCGTCATTTTAGAGTGATTGAAACAAAATACACGACACCTGACGGAGAAGTGAGAATTAACTTTAAGACGTTGGTTTATCAAAAGGGTTTAGCATATATTAGGAAAATCGTAACAGAAGGACATGATGCGAAATGA
- a CDS encoding helix-turn-helix domain-containing protein: MENRIVDVFEMIREENNLSMTAMAREIDMSQSVYSRKVSGEYSFSLDDLRNLIIKFNPPLELIKKCIGYE; the protein is encoded by the coding sequence ATGGAAAATAGAATTGTTGATGTCTTCGAAATGATTCGAGAAGAAAATAATCTGTCGATGACAGCTATGGCTAGGGAGATAGATATGTCTCAAAGTGTTTATTCACGTAAAGTGAGCGGTGAATATTCGTTTAGCCTGGATGACTTGCGAAATCTGATAATTAAGTTTAATCCACCTTTAGAATTAATTAAGAAATGTATTGGGTATGAGTAA
- a CDS encoding helix-turn-helix domain-containing protein has translation MSKVSELVKEARINAGLTQIEVVDQLSSIGIKITQSKLSRIESGTYKMPTEWLLPFAKIYGINPLNLFLTDSEINNLK, from the coding sequence ATGAGCAAGGTTAGTGAATTAGTTAAAGAGGCGAGGATTAATGCCGGACTAACACAGATTGAAGTTGTAGATCAGTTAAGTAGTATCGGAATAAAAATCACACAGTCAAAACTTTCTAGAATAGAAAGCGGAACATACAAAATGCCTACGGAATGGTTGTTGCCATTTGCAAAGATATACGGCATTAATCCGCTTAACCTTTTTTTGACAGATAGTGAGATTAATAATTTAAAGTGA
- a CDS encoding site-specific integrase, which produces MAVYEDKKRGTWYFDIQYRDSTGKGKSLKRRGFKTEGIAERAERKMLRDIKKEDLPKSTRSMRDIGLEMIEEKSVDILPETKDQRIQQINDYMPDKPIGGITSAKAVKWRNDLDELKLQNGKPLSVTYKNRMIHMFKAIIKYAIAYDYIQIDPTLRMNLYKKTSRDNLNYNVPAPETFFEAYHKLKEKTPNNVWFKMTVLIAYTCGLSRAEIKGLSGKHFNNKQLRIIDTISGKDKRDRNKKGPTKRPSRNRTVNVDTYTNDELLRLKEILVKWELYDDDKLLIGYDSAFPNNTIQNNFKGMNLGCRFHDLRHAHTTYLIENGVPINLVAKRLGHASVVTTLNVYTHAMSDTEEEALKVLEEIVSKNL; this is translated from the coding sequence GTGGCAGTATATGAAGATAAAAAGCGTGGCACATGGTACTTTGATATACAGTATCGTGACTCTACTGGGAAAGGAAAGAGTCTAAAACGCAGAGGCTTCAAAACCGAAGGGATTGCCGAAAGAGCAGAACGGAAGATGCTAAGAGATATCAAAAAAGAAGACCTACCTAAAAGCACACGATCCATGCGGGATATAGGATTAGAGATGATTGAAGAAAAATCTGTCGACATTCTCCCAGAAACGAAAGACCAACGTATCCAGCAAATTAATGATTACATGCCAGATAAACCTATTGGCGGCATTACTTCAGCAAAGGCTGTAAAATGGCGCAACGATCTAGACGAACTTAAATTGCAAAATGGAAAACCCCTAAGTGTTACTTATAAGAACAGAATGATACATATGTTCAAAGCTATCATTAAGTATGCTATTGCATATGATTACATCCAAATAGATCCCACTTTGCGGATGAACTTATATAAGAAAACATCAAGAGATAATCTCAACTATAATGTTCCTGCTCCTGAAACCTTTTTTGAGGCCTACCACAAGCTGAAAGAAAAGACACCTAATAATGTTTGGTTTAAAATGACAGTCCTAATAGCGTACACCTGTGGACTTAGTAGGGCAGAAATTAAAGGTCTATCCGGTAAACATTTCAACAATAAGCAACTACGAATCATTGACACGATATCCGGAAAAGATAAGCGCGATCGCAATAAAAAAGGTCCTACTAAGAGGCCATCTAGAAACAGAACTGTAAATGTAGACACATACACCAATGATGAGCTTTTAAGGCTGAAAGAAATCCTGGTAAAATGGGAATTGTATGATGACGATAAACTATTAATAGGATATGATTCTGCTTTCCCAAACAATACAATTCAGAACAACTTCAAAGGGATGAACCTAGGATGTAGGTTCCACGATTTAAGACACGCGCACACCACCTATCTCATTGAGAATGGCGTTCCAATAAATTTAGTAGCTAAAAGACTTGGTCACGCAAGCGTTGTCACTACATTAAATGTGTACACTCATGCTATGTCAGACACTGAAGAAGAAGCGTTGAAAGTGTTAGAAGAAATTGTGTCTAAAAATCTATAG
- the pta gene encoding phosphate acetyltransferase: MELFERLKDKVSGKDIRIVFPEGNDVRIIGASVRLAADGLVKPILLGNPEEITEIGRNQGFITDKVEIINPETYDDVDTLVDAFVERRKGKVTVEQARDLLKDGNYFGTMLTYTGKADAMVSGAIHSTGDTVRPALQIIKTKPGVSRTSGAFIMSRRGETYLFADCAININPNSQELAEIAVESAKTAELFDIDPRVAMLSFSTKGSAKGESVDKVSEAARIAQELAPQYEIDGELQFDAAFVPVVAKLKAPDSKVAGTARVFIFPEIQSGNIGYKIAQRFGDFEAIGPILQGLNKPVSDLSRGCNEEDVYKLSIITAAQTLLK; encoded by the coding sequence ATGGAATTATTTGAACGTTTAAAAGATAAAGTAAGCGGCAAAGATATTCGCATTGTTTTCCCAGAAGGAAATGATGTAAGAATTATTGGTGCTTCAGTACGTTTAGCAGCAGATGGTCTTGTTAAACCAATATTACTGGGAAACCCAGAAGAAATCACAGAAATCGGAAGAAACCAAGGGTTTATTACGGATAAAGTTGAAATCATCAACCCAGAAACTTACGATGATGTTGACACGCTTGTTGATGCATTTGTTGAACGTCGTAAAGGTAAAGTCACTGTGGAACAAGCCCGTGATTTACTGAAAGATGGCAACTACTTCGGGACAATGCTTACCTATACTGGAAAAGCAGATGCGATGGTGAGTGGTGCAATTCACTCAACAGGTGATACTGTACGTCCTGCACTACAAATCATCAAAACAAAACCTGGTGTAAGCCGTACAAGTGGTGCATTTATTATGTCACGTCGTGGTGAAACATACTTGTTTGCAGATTGTGCAATCAACATCAATCCAAATTCTCAAGAATTAGCTGAAATTGCGGTTGAAAGTGCAAAAACTGCTGAACTCTTTGACATCGATCCTCGTGTCGCAATGTTAAGTTTCTCTACCAAAGGCTCTGCAAAAGGTGAAAGTGTTGATAAAGTAAGTGAAGCAGCACGCATCGCTCAAGAACTTGCACCACAATATGAAATTGATGGTGAACTTCAATTTGATGCAGCGTTTGTGCCTGTAGTCGCAAAACTAAAAGCACCAGACTCAAAAGTTGCTGGAACAGCACGCGTATTCATTTTCCCTGAAATTCAATCTGGAAACATTGGTTATAAGATTGCACAACGCTTTGGTGATTTTGAAGCAATTGGACCAATCTTACAAGGGCTCAATAAACCAGTGTCCGACTTATCACGTGGTTGTAATGAAGAAGATGTATATAAATTATCAATCATAACTGCAGCACAAACATTACTGAAATAA
- a CDS encoding aldo/keto reductase — translation MNVTTIKGLDKKVSRVVMGTGWFAPEFKTVIYDLLDRYVAAGGNVIDTGRFYNGGKSEAIITEWLNDRKNRDQLIIINKACHHYVDENNVHYPEKSRVKPEYITEDLEYSLQNMGVDYFDIYLLHRDDVNEPVSGLMDTLEKHHLEGKIKTYGMSNWSNERIQEAVSYCKSKGYTGIRVNSPSYSLATINKPRWVGTVYVDADYVQSSNEEGITILSWAAQSAGFFVPLWSSIDSEAPEDIKNAYFTEDNFKKLNRVIEVATKRGGGIEPVNVALAYVLHPRFNVFASIGPRNMHELESSLKALDIELTKQEIEYLELKTDKCV, via the coding sequence ATGAACGTTACAACAATCAAAGGACTTGATAAGAAAGTATCCCGTGTCGTGATGGGGACAGGATGGTTTGCTCCAGAATTTAAAACAGTGATTTATGATTTATTGGATCGCTATGTCGCAGCCGGTGGCAATGTGATCGACACAGGTCGTTTCTATAATGGTGGTAAAAGTGAAGCGATCATTACTGAATGGTTAAATGATCGCAAAAATCGTGACCAACTGATCATCATCAATAAAGCGTGTCATCATTATGTGGACGAAAACAATGTTCATTATCCTGAAAAGAGTCGTGTAAAGCCTGAATACATTACCGAAGATCTTGAATACAGTCTTCAAAATATGGGTGTTGATTACTTCGACATTTACTTACTCCATCGCGATGATGTGAATGAACCGGTTTCAGGTCTGATGGACACCTTGGAGAAGCACCATCTCGAAGGGAAAATTAAAACATATGGTATGTCAAATTGGTCCAATGAACGCATTCAAGAAGCGGTTTCTTATTGCAAGTCAAAAGGATACACAGGGATCCGAGTAAACAGTCCTTCGTACAGCCTTGCAACCATTAATAAACCACGCTGGGTAGGTACAGTTTACGTAGATGCTGATTATGTACAATCATCCAATGAAGAAGGCATCACAATTCTATCATGGGCTGCTCAATCAGCAGGATTCTTTGTGCCTTTGTGGTCCTCAATCGATAGTGAAGCTCCTGAAGATATTAAAAATGCTTACTTTACAGAAGATAACTTTAAGAAACTCAATCGCGTGATTGAAGTTGCCACCAAACGTGGTGGGGGCATTGAACCAGTGAATGTTGCCTTAGCGTATGTCCTTCATCCTAGATTTAATGTATTTGCATCGATTGGTCCTCGTAACATGCATGAACTTGAATCAAGTCTAAAGGCGCTTGACATTGAGCTTACGAAACAAGAAATCGAATATTTGGAACTTAAAACCGATAAATGTGTATAA
- a CDS encoding MFS transporter, whose product MKNNQYFKTSLGLYMNYFVQGMQAIIISQNASFFADKWGTDSAGVLGVIAIIGIGKVIILLFSGFLSDYFGRKPLVYIGMAGYLFFFGGLLVANSVTMASIVAFSAGAATSFLDAATYPALMEIYPDKSSVASVIVKGFISVSGFIFPLFVGLLTKNNVWIGISILVPLVIVALNVIYMLNKRFPDSDLKEGNEKKVSKLIETHFANQPRYYVEGAILLVYAFVCMACFYSYQQVITLYGQQILMMDDFSSRLLLSLYTLGSFCAVISTSIIMAKFKNSGYRDPCHLYMYNCNLLYAHLLCAKSTNGTCRILCNWVYSCRGCASNWYCIDIAVLSKI is encoded by the coding sequence ATGAAAAATAATCAGTATTTTAAAACATCGCTTGGGCTTTATATGAATTATTTCGTCCAAGGGATGCAAGCCATTATCATTTCCCAAAATGCATCTTTTTTTGCAGATAAATGGGGAACAGATAGTGCAGGTGTTTTAGGGGTCATTGCGATCATTGGTATTGGAAAAGTCATTATCCTATTGTTTTCAGGATTTCTATCCGATTATTTCGGAAGAAAACCCCTTGTGTATATTGGGATGGCGGGCTATTTATTCTTCTTTGGAGGATTGCTCGTAGCCAATTCAGTAACAATGGCATCAATTGTTGCCTTTTCTGCGGGAGCAGCGACATCCTTTTTAGATGCAGCGACATACCCAGCTTTGATGGAAATCTACCCCGATAAATCCAGTGTTGCAAGTGTGATTGTGAAAGGATTTATTTCGGTTTCTGGATTTATATTCCCCTTGTTTGTGGGTCTATTAACAAAGAATAATGTATGGATTGGTATTTCGATTTTAGTACCTCTTGTTATTGTGGCACTCAATGTTATCTATATGCTGAATAAACGATTTCCGGACAGTGATTTAAAAGAAGGCAACGAAAAGAAGGTTTCAAAACTCATTGAAACACACTTTGCAAACCAACCACGATATTATGTTGAAGGTGCAATCCTCTTAGTATATGCATTTGTGTGCATGGCTTGTTTCTATTCCTATCAACAAGTCATTACTTTGTATGGTCAACAGATTTTAATGATGGATGATTTTTCATCACGCCTTTTACTCTCGCTTTATACATTAGGGTCATTTTGCGCAGTCATTTCTACATCAATCATTATGGCTAAGTTTAAAAATTCGGGATATCGCGATCCTTGTCATCTATACATGTATAACTGCAATCTTTTATATGCTCATTTACTTTGTGCCAAGTCAACCAATGGCACTTGTCGGATCCTTTGTAATTGGGTTTACAGCTGCAGGGGGTGTGCTTCAAATTGGTACTGCATTGATATCGCAGTTCTTTCCAAAATATAA
- a CDS encoding LysR family transcriptional regulator, protein MNYSQLQYFLTLSETLHFTHAAQLLYISQPSLSVAISNLEEELGVPLFERSGRHVVLTEYGKVFGAYVSKSMHELQQGIQHLNIMKEKMSETLRIGFLYSLSSQFIPEIVAGYKKGAPKIHFDLFESDTATAECTIELLDGLKHGRFDLVFINRILRDDKDLKFIKVFEQNYVAVVCETSLLSQNQSIDLNDTIGIPLIQYKRKFGTKAEINSLFESIGCPFEVGAELEDESSIINYVKRDLGFAILPYSENLEQPGVTVLEIHNPQFVRSIYVGYNKIKHENVTVKHFIDWICNHLSV, encoded by the coding sequence ATGAACTATAGTCAATTACAGTATTTCCTAACATTATCTGAAACATTGCACTTTACCCATGCTGCCCAGTTGCTCTATATCAGTCAACCCAGTTTAAGTGTTGCGATAAGTAACTTAGAAGAAGAATTGGGTGTACCTTTGTTTGAACGAAGCGGTCGTCATGTTGTCCTTACTGAATATGGAAAGGTATTTGGTGCGTATGTTTCAAAATCGATGCATGAGCTCCAACAAGGCATTCAACATCTTAATATCATGAAGGAAAAGATGTCAGAAACCTTGAGGATTGGATTTTTATACTCATTAAGCTCACAATTTATCCCTGAGATTGTAGCAGGGTATAAAAAAGGCGCACCAAAGATACACTTTGATTTATTCGAAAGTGATACAGCAACAGCAGAATGTACGATTGAATTACTGGATGGCTTGAAGCATGGACGCTTTGATTTGGTCTTTATAAATCGAATTTTAAGAGATGATAAAGATCTGAAGTTCATCAAAGTATTTGAACAGAATTATGTAGCGGTTGTGTGTGAAACTTCCTTGCTCAGTCAAAACCAAAGTATAGATTTAAATGACACGATAGGAATCCCATTGATTCAATACAAACGAAAGTTTGGAACCAAAGCAGAAATTAATTCACTCTTCGAAAGTATCGGATGTCCATTTGAAGTAGGTGCGGAATTAGAAGATGAGTCAAGCATCATCAATTATGTAAAACGCGATTTGGGGTTTGCGATTCTCCCTTACTCAGAAAATTTGGAACAACCCGGTGTCACCGTCTTGGAAATTCACAACCCACAGTTTGTGCGCAGTATTTATGTTGGCTATAATAAAATAAAACATGAAAATGTTACAGTAAAACATTTCATTGATTGGATATGTAATCACTTAAGTGTTTAG
- a CDS encoding DNA-3-methyladenine glycosylase 2 family protein has product MILLKGVITMLTQTTSLYEAFVSKDARFDGEFFVGIRTTGIYCRPICKARKPRFEHCSFYATCAEAELNGFRPCLLCRPELAPGHLVMDASHSIATAAAVLLEMNCSHDLSMEDIADKLECSSRHLRRVFFDQYHVTLTQYLQTCRLLLAKQLLTETHLSIIDVSLACGFGSLRRFNALFKERYNLTPSQIRKKIHPNPTRELTLLLSYRDPYPWDQQFQFLRDHLIPGVEYCDDHMYLRSLRILKKDHTEISGTICVRHQEDHHALSLTLSESLIVMLPYIISRVQNLFDLSCQPHTIYESLMSSHDDLKDCCYLGTRIPGCIDPFETAVQTLLYQNYPAYIASVLMHEFVKAFGSLIPTKNPTITHTFCTPHHIVSLGASFFDCMNRIGFSNKDASNIYLLAKGIVDHVVCFEPHRQKDSLIQTLQSDCGMSRWTADYLAIRTTGALDLYIDPTRVFHDLPEITKHKTQDQLKDMSPWRSYAFFNHYFALKQGGLQ; this is encoded by the coding sequence ATGATACTTTTGAAAGGGGTGATTACAATGTTGACTCAAACAACAAGTCTCTACGAAGCGTTTGTTTCAAAAGATGCACGGTTTGATGGTGAGTTTTTTGTCGGAATCCGTACCACCGGCATTTATTGTCGACCGATTTGTAAAGCACGGAAGCCACGCTTTGAACATTGTTCATTTTATGCAACCTGCGCAGAGGCAGAACTCAACGGTTTTCGTCCCTGTCTATTATGCCGTCCCGAATTAGCACCCGGTCATTTAGTCATGGATGCATCCCATTCGATCGCCACTGCTGCGGCTGTGTTACTTGAAATGAATTGCAGTCATGATTTATCGATGGAAGACATTGCGGATAAACTTGAATGTTCTTCACGTCATTTACGGCGCGTTTTCTTTGATCAATATCACGTTACTTTAACCCAATACCTTCAGACCTGTCGCCTTCTTTTAGCAAAACAACTCTTAACTGAAACCCATTTATCAATTATAGATGTTTCACTAGCCTGTGGGTTTGGAAGTTTACGTCGATTTAATGCGCTTTTTAAGGAACGTTACAATCTCACACCCTCTCAAATTCGAAAGAAAATACACCCAAATCCCACCCGTGAACTCACGTTGCTTCTGAGCTATCGCGATCCATACCCTTGGGATCAACAGTTTCAATTCCTAAGAGACCATCTCATCCCTGGTGTTGAGTACTGTGATGATCACATGTATCTTCGCTCACTGCGTATTTTAAAAAAGGATCATACGGAAATCTCGGGAACAATATGTGTTCGCCACCAAGAAGACCACCATGCTTTATCACTTACCCTCAGTGAGTCTCTAATCGTGATGCTCCCATATATTATCAGCCGTGTTCAAAACCTCTTTGACTTATCGTGTCAACCGCATACAATTTATGAGTCTCTTATGTCATCCCATGATGATCTCAAAGATTGTTGTTACTTAGGAACGCGCATCCCTGGATGTATTGATCCTTTTGAAACAGCAGTTCAAACGCTTTTGTACCAAAATTATCCTGCGTATATTGCGTCAGTCTTGATGCATGAATTTGTAAAGGCGTTTGGTTCTTTAATCCCCACTAAAAACCCAACAATCACCCATACATTTTGTACTCCACACCATATCGTTTCACTTGGTGCTTCGTTTTTTGATTGTATGAATCGTATTGGATTTTCAAACAAGGATGCTTCAAACATTTATTTGCTTGCGAAAGGGATCGTAGATCATGTCGTTTGTTTCGAACCTCACCGTCAAAAAGACAGCCTCATACAAACCCTTCAATCAGATTGTGGTATGTCTCGTTGGACCGCAGATTATCTTGCAATTCGAACAACAGGCGCGCTCGATCTCTACATCGATCCAACCCGTGTATTTCATGATTTGCCTGAAATAACAAAACATAAAACACAAGATCAGCTCAAGGACATGAGTCCCTGGCGCTCTTACGCATTTTTCAATCATTATTTTGCGCTAAAACAAGGAGGGTTACAATGA
- a CDS encoding methylated-DNA--[protein]-cysteine S-methyltransferase: MIYCTTYQSPLGTITLGCDETDHLVGLWFEDQKYFGGVWRDQLHTLDNLEVFKRCTAWLDAYFRGENPSINTLPLNPIGTPFRRDVWDILMEIPYGQTRSYGEISRILAKRKGLDSMSSQAVGGAVGHNPLSILIPCHRVISTDGSLTGYAGGIDRKIYLLELEGALIHK, translated from the coding sequence ATGATTTATTGCACAACATATCAATCACCCTTAGGGACGATTACCCTAGGCTGTGATGAAACAGATCATTTAGTTGGTCTTTGGTTTGAAGATCAGAAATATTTTGGGGGTGTATGGCGTGATCAGTTACACACGCTTGATAATCTGGAAGTCTTTAAACGCTGTACAGCATGGCTTGATGCTTATTTTAGGGGTGAAAACCCGAGCATTAACACCTTACCCCTCAACCCAATTGGAACACCCTTTAGACGGGATGTTTGGGATATATTGATGGAGATTCCTTATGGACAAACACGTTCTTATGGTGAGATTTCTCGCATTCTTGCGAAACGTAAAGGACTTGATTCCATGTCATCTCAGGCTGTTGGTGGTGCTGTCGGTCATAATCCACTCTCAATCCTCATTCCTTGCCACCGTGTCATTTCAACAGATGGTAGTCTAACTGGATATGCAGGTGGTATTGATCGTAAGATATATTTACTTGAACTTGAAGGCGCACTGATTCATAAGTAG
- a CDS encoding tRNA 2-thiocytidine biosynthesis TtcA family protein — protein sequence MNHEMRNSVLKTYRKELWSRFMRAITDYDLIQPNDRIAICISGGKDSMLMALMFKVLQTFSEVPFEVKYVVMDPGYKKEHRQQIIDNAQKLDIPIEIHDSRIFEYVDTLPKSPCYLCARMRRGHLYAFAEKLGCNKIALGHHYDDAIETTLLNIFYGGQFGTMLPRLNSTSNQGMELIRPLYLVREKSIIKWATRYNLEFLNCACSFTEKKQTDSKRLEIKKLIETLSETNPFLEANIFRSVEHVNLGKVMSYYDDDIEEVSFLDQFKKDNT from the coding sequence ATGAACCATGAAATGAGAAACTCAGTCTTAAAAACATATCGTAAAGAACTGTGGTCACGCTTTATGCGTGCAATCACCGATTATGATTTAATCCAACCCAATGACCGCATCGCAATTTGTATATCCGGAGGCAAGGACTCAATGTTAATGGCACTTATGTTTAAAGTACTTCAAACCTTTAGTGAGGTTCCTTTTGAAGTAAAATATGTAGTCATGGATCCAGGGTATAAAAAAGAGCATCGACAACAGATCATTGATAATGCTCAGAAACTGGATATACCCATCGAAATACATGATTCTCGTATCTTTGAATATGTCGATACATTGCCTAAAAGCCCATGCTATTTGTGTGCACGCATGCGACGTGGTCACCTTTATGCATTTGCGGAAAAGCTTGGGTGCAACAAAATTGCATTAGGACACCACTACGATGATGCCATCGAAACAACACTTCTAAACATCTTCTATGGTGGGCAATTTGGTACAATGCTCCCGCGCCTCAATTCCACCTCCAATCAAGGGATGGAATTAATCCGACCCCTTTATCTTGTGCGTGAAAAATCAATTATCAAATGGGCAACACGCTATAACCTTGAATTTTTGAACTGTGCGTGTTCATTCACTGAAAAGAAACAAACCGACAGTAAACGACTCGAAATCAAGAAACTCATCGAAACACTGTCTGAAACAAACCCCTTCTTAGAAGCGAATATCTTTCGCAGTGTTGAACATGTAAATTTAGGGAAAGTCATGTCATATTATGATGACGATATTGAAGAAGTTAGTTTCTTGGATCAATTCAAAAAAGATAATACATAA